AATCCTTGAGTGTCAACAGCATTTGGGCGAAGATAGAGTAAGAACTATCGCGATGGAAGGTACCGAAGGGATGACTAGAGGTATGGAAGTTATAGATACTGGTGCGCCTATCACTATGCCAATCGGTGAGGATATCAAAGGTCGTCTATTCAATGTAGTAGGCGAAGCGATCGACGGTATCGAACAACCAAAGGGTGAAAAATCTCTACCGATTCACAGACCTGCTCCTGCATTCGAGGATCTGTCTACTTCTACTGAAATCCTATTTACTGGTATCAAAGTGATCGACTTGATCGAGCCTTACGCCAAAGGGGGTAAGATTGGTTTGTTTGGAGGTGCTGGTGTTGGTAAAACGGTTTTGATTCAAGAGCTCATCAACAACATCGCCAAAGGTCACGGTGGTTTGTCAGTATTTGCTGGTGTGGGTGAAAGAACTCGTGAAGGTAATGACTTACTCAGAGAGATGATCGAATCTGGTATCGTGACTTATGGTGACGAATTTCTAGAATCTATGGAAAGCGGTGGATGGGACCTGTCCAAAGTTGATAAGAAAAAATTACAAGAGTCTAAGGCGACATTTGTGTTCGGTCAGATGAACGAGCCTCCAGGAGCAAGAGCAAGAGTAGCGCTTTCTGGATTGACAGTCGCAGAATATTTTAGAGATGGTGAGGGCGATGGTGAAGGAAAAGACATCCTTTTCTTCGTAGATAATATCTTTAGATTTACTCAAGCAGGATCAGAAGTGTCGGCACTTCTTGGACGTATGCCATCAGCAGTAGGGTACCAGCCTACACTTGCAACAGAGATGGGAGCAATGCAGGAGAGAATTACCTCTACTAAGAATGGTTCGATTACTTCGGTACAGGCGGTTTACGTACCTGCGGATGATTTGACTGACCCAGCTCCAGCGACGACATTTGCTCACTTGGATGCTACCACGGTACTTTCTAGAAAAATTTCAGAGCTAGGCATCTACCCAGCAGTAGATCCGCTTGATTCTACTTCTAGAATTCTTTCTAGAGAGATCGTAGGTGATGAGCACTATGATACAGCTCAGCGTGTGATCGAGATTTTGCAGCGATACAAAGAACTACAAGATATTATTGCTATTCTAGGTATGGATGAATTGTCTGATGAGGATAAGTTGGTCGTACATAGAGCTCGTAGAGTACAGCGTTTCTTGTCACAACCTTTCCACGTAGCTGAGCAGTTTACAGGGTTGAAAGGAGTGCTTGTAGACATCAAAGAAACTATCAAAGGTTTTAACGAAATCATGGACGGTAAGCACGATAATTTGCCAGAGGCTGCTTTCAACTTAGTTGGTGGTATCGAAGATGCTGTCGTCAAAGGCGAGAAATTGTTGGCTGAAGCTAAAGGATAAGACTATGTTTTTAGAGATCATTACGCCAGACGAAAAGATATACGAAGGAGAAGTGGATCATGCGACTTTTCCTGGTAGCAAGGGGTCCTTTCAAGTTTTGAATGATCACGCTGCATTGGTCAGTTCGCTGGGCAAAGGTGACTTAAAGATCGTAAGTACGCACAATAAGAAAAGAGAAGAGCTACACATGGCCATTGACGGAGGTGTGGTGCAAGTGCTCAACAATAAGGTGTTGGTACTTGCAGAGCATGTAGAACGATAGTTTTCTTAACAAAGAATATGAAAAGCCCGCGGATAGCTATCCGCGGGCTTTTTTCTTTATAGGAGAGGCCCTTCTTATTTTTCAATTACTTGAATATTTATTTGTTTGTTGGTGGCTAAGTGCCTAATTTTTTAGTCCAATTCTAATAAAGGTATACATGGGAAGTAAAACAGCATTGATTGCAGGTGCCACAGGCCTAGTTGGCAGAGAGCTTCTGAATACTTTACTCAGTAAGGATTACTATACAAAAATACTCGTCATAGGCCGAAACCCGATAGATATTAAGGATAACCGCATAGAGGAGTACATTTTGAGTTTTGATGAATTGGACACGTATGCAGACCGCCTGTCTGCCAATGATTACTTTTGCTGCTTAGGTACAACCATGGATCAAGCCAAGAGCAAAGAGGCTTTTTATCGCGTGGATTTTGATTATCCAGTCAAGTTAGCCAAGATTGCCAAGGCGGATAATCAATTTGAGACGTTCAATGTGGTATCTTCCTATGGAGCCAACAGTCAGTCAGGTTTGTTTTACAATTCCGTCAAGGGCCAGTTAGAGGATACACTCAAAGAAATGGATTTGAAAGCACTTCATATCTATCAACCTTCTTTGTTGTTGGGTTATCGTCCACACTTCAGAATTTGGGAAGAAATGGCCAAACTGGCTTCTACCTTATTGTCTTTTTTCATTATTGGTTCTCGTCTTCGTTTTTGGGCCATCAAGGGTAGTCAAGTGGCTGATGCGATGTTTTATGTGGCGAGTAGTCATGAAGAAGGGGTACATGTGCACAAGCCTCTGGAGATGAAAAGAATCGCACGAAAAAAAGAATACAAATTTGATAACAGTAATACAGAAGTCGCTTGAGGCGTCTGTGCGCATAGATGGCGTGACCAAGGCGAGTATTGGACGGGGCTTGATGATATTGGTCGGGATCGAAGATCAGGATGGGCAGGAAGACATAGAGTGGTTGAGTCGCAAAATTGTGAATATGCGTATATTTGAGGACGAGACAGGCGTCATGAACAAAAGCATATTGGATATAGCTGGAGAGATACTGTTGATCAGTCAGTTTACTTTACTTGCCAGTACTAAAAAAGGCAATCGCCCTTCGTATATCAAAGCAGCCAAACCAGAAGTGGCTATCCCACTGTATGAGCGTATGGTTGCTCAGTTGCAAAATGATCTTGGGCAAATGATACAAACGGGAGAGTTTGGCGCAGACATGAAAATCTCGCTGATTAATGATGGCCCAGTGACAATTCTAATGGATTCTAAAAACAAACAATAATGACGATTGAAGAGGCTCAATCTCAGGTAGATTTATGGATCAAAGAGTATGGTGTGCGCTACTTTAGTGAATTGACCAATATGACGATATTGACTGAAGAGGTTGGTGAATTGGCTCGTATCATGGCGAGAACATATGGTGATCAATCCTTCAAACAATCCGATTTGGACAAAGATTTGGGAGATGAAATGGCAGACGTGCTCTGGGTGCTGATATGTCTAGCCAATCAAACGGGTATAGATCTCACGGAGGCCTTTCAGAAGAATCTGAGAAAGAAAACACAACGAGACTCGACGCGTCATAAGGACAATGAGAAGTTGAAGTGACCATACACCATTGGTGAATGACTATTCCATCACCGAACTTAGTTTAGTCTGTTTTCCATCCAGTCCCATACAGTGTTTAATACTTCCTCTTTCTTGAGGTCATTGTGAGGCTCATGCTTGGTCTCGCTATGTGTAGTATAGACGATGAGGTCAGGGCGCTGTTCTGCTAGTGATTTGGAACCAATGGGAGAAGTGATGGGGTCGTCTTCTCCGTGATAAACCAAAAGGGGTAATTTGAGACGCGCTGTGTTGGTTAGAGCCCATATACCTTGGGTATATGCCTCACTAAATAACTTTACTGAGATTTTTCCAAATACTTTTGGGTCTTGGTTGTATGCGCCATTGACCACAGGGTCATTGGTGAGCATGTGCTGATCCAATCCATTGGACTGAGTGAAAGAAGGCCAAAATTTAGCTATTCTTTTGGCCAGATTTATTTTCCATGAGGGAGGGGTGTCTACCAGGCTCAACCATGGAGAGGATAAAATTGCGCCGCTGAGTTCGTTGGTATTGCGGAGCATACAATAATTGGCGACTAGGCCTCCTCCCATACTATGTCCGTAGAGAAACATCGGTGTTTCGTTGAATTCTGATCGAGCATACATCATGAGTTCTTCTACATCATCGAGTAGTACGTCATAACTAGACGCATGTCCTCTTTTGCCTTCAGAAGCCCCGTGTCCCCTTAGGTCAATTACATAAAAGGCAATTTGGTGCTGACCAAAGAATTGTGCGACGTGTTCGTACCTGCCGGAGTGTTCTCCTAGACCGTGGATCATGCAGACTAGCGCTTGTGGTTCATCTACTATGTATTCATATCCGGCTAGTTGTGTGCCGTCTTTGCTTATTATGGAAAACTCTTCTTTTTCTACCATGCGATTACTTACGATTGGCAAGATAGACACCCATCAAAACAATCACAATGCCGAGGTACTGGTAAATGTTCAATGTTTCACCATCAAGTAAGCCCCAGCCTATTGCTACGAGAGGGATGATGTAGGTACACGATGTAGCAAATACCGGGGAAGCGATTTTGACGAGTTTGTTGAAAATGAACATGGCGAGTGCTGTACCGATTACTCCCAGCACAGCGATGTACCCAAAAGCCCAAAGAAAGTTTGGGTTAGTACTGATTTTGGCTGTAAAACCCGTACCAAAAAATAAAACACTAGCACAGATCGGAAAAATGAGGAAAAACGATAGAGCTGTGATATCGAGGGCCTTGATCTCTGGCAAAAAGCTTTTGATGATGTTGGCATTGATGCCATACATAACAGTCGCAGCGAGTATTAGAAATCCATAATAATTGATTCCTCTCATGTCGAAATGGGCACCACCTAGCAAGATGAATAAGCAACCGATCAGTCCGATAACTATCCCGAAGCTGGCTGTTCGTGTCATTTTCAACTGGAAGAAGAGTATTCCAAAGAGAGTGACAAAAATGGGAGTAAATGAATTGATGACTCCTGTGATGGCACTATCGACTCTGGTTTGCGCCAAGGCAAATAACATGGCGGGGATATAACTACCGACCAAACCAACAATGAAAATATACGTGCGTTTTCGTCGTGGAACACGTCGAATGGCTTGTATTCCAAAAGGAAGTAAGGCAAGGGAAGCCATGAAGATGCGCAGCGTGCCGACTTCAGAGGGGGTGAAGAACAGCAATCCTTTTTTGATGAGGATGAACGAGCTGCCCCAAATCAATGAAATCAATCCCAGCAATATCCAAGAGAGGGTCTTATTGTTTGGCATGAAGTGTCGAGGCAGGGTTATGAATTCACAACATCCACTTCCCCAAACACCTCTCCTATTTCGTCCAGTACGGACAACGTCTCTTCAAAAGTGGGTGTTTCGACAAGGCGGGCACGGTAGGGTTTGACCCCTGGTATCCCACGAAAATAATTGGTGTAGTGTCTACGCATCTCGAAGATCCCTTTCTTGTCTCCTTTCCACTCTACGGAAAACTTCAAGTGAGATTTGACTGTCTCGATGCGTTGTTCGAGTGTAGGTGGTGGGAGAATTTCGCCAGTTGTGAAGTAGTGCTTGATTTCGTTGAATATCCAAGGGTAACCGATGGCAGCTCTTCCGATCATGATGCCATCTACGCCATAAGTATTTTTGTAGAGCTGGGCTTTTTGAGGTGAATCAATGTCTCCATTGCCGAAAATCGGTATATGGATGTCCGGATGGTTTTTGACTTCTTCGATAAACGACCAATCTGCTTCTCCCTTGTACATCTGGGCCCGAGTACGTCCATGAATGGTGAGCGCCTGAATGCCTACACCTTGGAGTCGTTTGGCTACTTCGAGGATTTTGATGGTATCATGATCCCACCCGAGACGGGTTTTGACTGTGACAGGTTTGTCGACACGCTTGACGATCTCTGCTGTCATTTCTTCCATCTTGGGGATGTCCAGGAGGATTCCTGCGCCAGCGCCTTTACAGGCTACCTTTTTGACTGGACAACCGTAATTGATGTCGATGAGCTCCGGGTTGGCCTCTTCGGCGATCGCTGCAGCTTCGCGCATGGATTCGATTTTGTCACCAAAGATCTGAATTCCAATCGGGCGCTCATAGTCGTAAATGTCTAGTTTTTGTAGGCTTTTGGCGGCATCTCGAATGAGGCCCTCTGAGGAGATAAACTCCGTATACATCAAGTCTGCACCGTTTTCCTTGCATACCGCTCGAAATGGCGGGTCACTTACATCTTCCATGGGAGCCAATAGCAAAGGAAAATCACCTAATTCTATATCACCTATTTTGACCATTTCTTCACGATTTGATTTGCAAAAAGATCACTCGAATAATACTTTTTGATTATTCGAATTATCAGAACATTTTTGCCACAAAGTTACGTGTATTCTGTGAGATTCAAATGGATTAGAAAATAGTCCACTCGAATTTGTCGTCTGAGTATACCTGTTCCATGACCCCCAGTATTATGACCGATTCGTCTTTCGTCAAAAAAATGCCTTTGCTACAGATACCAATTCTGATTGGTTACGCTGTGGGAGGATTATTTATTGGTCAGTTTCTTAGTTTGGTTTTGTTGGTTCCTTTGTCAGGAATGGGTGTGAAGGAGTTGTTGATGGCCATGCAGGAGTTGCCCAATCACCCAGAGTTAAAGGGGGGCATGTTGATGATGCAATTTGTGAGCGCTTTTATGGGCTTTGTTGTCGGGCCATTTTTGTATATCCATCAATTTGAGAAGCAGAAGTTGTTTGCGATCTTTCGAATGAGCAGTTTTAGTGGAGTACATGGGCTTTTGGTTGTGGGGACCGTATTGTCCTTTATTGTGGTGGATAGTGTGGTGATTGAGTGGAATGCCGATTTTGTTTTTCCAGAGCCATTTCAGTCTTGGGCCAAAGGAAAAGAAGAAGTCGCGGCAGCTCTGACCAAGTATTTGACGACCATGGATAGTGTACCTTATTTTGTAGCGGTATTTGTGATCGTGGCGATATTACCGGCCATTGGCGAAGAGCTCCTCTTTAGAGGCTTGATTCAAAAATATTTTGTCAAAGCGATCAAAAATCCCCATTTGGCCATTTGGCTCACTGCAGTGATGTTTAGTGCTTTTCATATGCAGTTTTTCGGGTTTTTCCCAAGGATGCTTTTGGGAGCCTTATTTGGTTATTTTTATTACTATTCAGGCAACTTACTTTATGCGATTTTGGCGCACTTTGTCAACAATGGCTTGACCATTGTGATGCTGTATCTGTACCAACAGCAAATTGTAGATTATGATATTGAAAATACCGAATCCATTCCTTTGGAAAGCGTGGGCATATTCGCTATTATAGGGATTGTACTTTTTGTACTATTTACAAAACA
The DNA window shown above is from Reichenbachiella sp. 5M10 and carries:
- the atpD gene encoding F0F1 ATP synthase subunit beta, encoding MANSGKITQVIGPVVDVSFEAEGSKIPNILDALYVTKENGQKVILECQQHLGEDRVRTIAMEGTEGMTRGMEVIDTGAPITMPIGEDIKGRLFNVVGEAIDGIEQPKGEKSLPIHRPAPAFEDLSTSTEILFTGIKVIDLIEPYAKGGKIGLFGGAGVGKTVLIQELINNIAKGHGGLSVFAGVGERTREGNDLLREMIESGIVTYGDEFLESMESGGWDLSKVDKKKLQESKATFVFGQMNEPPGARARVALSGLTVAEYFRDGEGDGEGKDILFFVDNIFRFTQAGSEVSALLGRMPSAVGYQPTLATEMGAMQERITSTKNGSITSVQAVYVPADDLTDPAPATTFAHLDATTVLSRKISELGIYPAVDPLDSTSRILSREIVGDEHYDTAQRVIEILQRYKELQDIIAILGMDELSDEDKLVVHRARRVQRFLSQPFHVAEQFTGLKGVLVDIKETIKGFNEIMDGKHDNLPEAAFNLVGGIEDAVVKGEKLLAEAKG
- the atpC gene encoding ATP synthase F1 subunit epsilon; the encoded protein is MFLEIITPDEKIYEGEVDHATFPGSKGSFQVLNDHAALVSSLGKGDLKIVSTHNKKREELHMAIDGGVVQVLNNKVLVLAEHVER
- a CDS encoding NAD-dependent epimerase/dehydratase family protein yields the protein MGSKTALIAGATGLVGRELLNTLLSKDYYTKILVIGRNPIDIKDNRIEEYILSFDELDTYADRLSANDYFCCLGTTMDQAKSKEAFYRVDFDYPVKLAKIAKADNQFETFNVVSSYGANSQSGLFYNSVKGQLEDTLKEMDLKALHIYQPSLLLGYRPHFRIWEEMAKLASTLLSFFIIGSRLRFWAIKGSQVADAMFYVASSHEEGVHVHKPLEMKRIARKKEYKFDNSNTEVA
- the dtd gene encoding D-aminoacyl-tRNA deacylase — protein: MITVIQKSLEASVRIDGVTKASIGRGLMILVGIEDQDGQEDIEWLSRKIVNMRIFEDETGVMNKSILDIAGEILLISQFTLLASTKKGNRPSYIKAAKPEVAIPLYERMVAQLQNDLGQMIQTGEFGADMKISLINDGPVTILMDSKNKQ
- a CDS encoding nucleotide pyrophosphohydrolase encodes the protein MTIEEAQSQVDLWIKEYGVRYFSELTNMTILTEEVGELARIMARTYGDQSFKQSDLDKDLGDEMADVLWVLICLANQTGIDLTEAFQKNLRKKTQRDSTRHKDNEKLK
- a CDS encoding alpha/beta hydrolase, which gives rise to MVEKEEFSIISKDGTQLAGYEYIVDEPQALVCMIHGLGEHSGRYEHVAQFFGQHQIAFYVIDLRGHGASEGKRGHASSYDVLLDDVEELMMYARSEFNETPMFLYGHSMGGGLVANYCMLRNTNELSGAILSSPWLSLVDTPPSWKINLAKRIAKFWPSFTQSNGLDQHMLTNDPVVNGAYNQDPKVFGKISVKLFSEAYTQGIWALTNTARLKLPLLVYHGEDDPITSPIGSKSLAEQRPDLIVYTTHSETKHEPHNDLKKEEVLNTVWDWMENRLN
- a CDS encoding DMT family transporter, whose amino-acid sequence is MPNNKTLSWILLGLISLIWGSSFILIKKGLLFFTPSEVGTLRIFMASLALLPFGIQAIRRVPRRKRTYIFIVGLVGSYIPAMLFALAQTRVDSAITGVINSFTPIFVTLFGILFFQLKMTRTASFGIVIGLIGCLFILLGGAHFDMRGINYYGFLILAATVMYGINANIIKSFLPEIKALDITALSFFLIFPICASVLFFGTGFTAKISTNPNFLWAFGYIAVLGVIGTALAMFIFNKLVKIASPVFATSCTYIIPLVAIGWGLLDGETLNIYQYLGIVIVLMGVYLANRK
- the dusB gene encoding tRNA dihydrouridine synthase DusB translates to MVKIGDIELGDFPLLLAPMEDVSDPPFRAVCKENGADLMYTEFISSEGLIRDAAKSLQKLDIYDYERPIGIQIFGDKIESMREAAAIAEEANPELIDINYGCPVKKVACKGAGAGILLDIPKMEEMTAEIVKRVDKPVTVKTRLGWDHDTIKILEVAKRLQGVGIQALTIHGRTRAQMYKGEADWSFIEEVKNHPDIHIPIFGNGDIDSPQKAQLYKNTYGVDGIMIGRAAIGYPWIFNEIKHYFTTGEILPPPTLEQRIETVKSHLKFSVEWKGDKKGIFEMRRHYTNYFRGIPGVKPYRARLVETPTFEETLSVLDEIGEVFGEVDVVNS
- a CDS encoding CPBP family intramembrane glutamic endopeptidase, whose protein sequence is MTDSSFVKKMPLLQIPILIGYAVGGLFIGQFLSLVLLVPLSGMGVKELLMAMQELPNHPELKGGMLMMQFVSAFMGFVVGPFLYIHQFEKQKLFAIFRMSSFSGVHGLLVVGTVLSFIVVDSVVIEWNADFVFPEPFQSWAKGKEEVAAALTKYLTTMDSVPYFVAVFVIVAILPAIGEELLFRGLIQKYFVKAIKNPHLAIWLTAVMFSAFHMQFFGFFPRMLLGALFGYFYYYSGNLLYAILAHFVNNGLTIVMLYLYQQQIVDYDIENTESIPLESVGIFAIIGIVLFVLFTKQFKESATR